CGGAAGCGTCGTGGATCGAGGCTTGCCTCGAGGCCGCTCATGGTCTGTCGCATCAAGTGCCTGCGCTTGCCGGTGTGCAGGCGGCAATAGTCCTCGGCAGCCTCGATCCAGTCGACTTCGTCGGCGTCGACGTAGTGGATTCGGCCGCGACTGCGAAGGGCGAACCGTCGGCGCGGCTGGTGAACGCCGCCCGGGGCTCGGGCGAGCTGATGATCTTCGGCGAAGCGGCGGATTCGTTCGCCCAGATCGAGGGACTGGCGCAATCGCTTCTGTTCCTTTGCGCGCGCCAGAGCCTGCCAAAAGCGCTCGTCCGAGAAGGGCTTCAAGAGGTAGTCGAGGGCGTGCACCTCGAAGGCCTGAAGAGAGAACTCGTCGTGAGCGGTGACGAAGATCACCAGGGGATGGGGAGTGTCTTCGGCGAGGGTCGCAAGGACGTCGAAGCCGCTCCCCTGGGGCATTTGAATGTCCAACAGCACGAGGTCTGGGCGCAGGGATCGGATGGCTTCCACGGCGCCCTCGGCGGAGGCGGCTTCGCCGACGACCTCGACCGTGGGATCTCGGGCGAGAAGCGCCGCCAGACCGGCTCGGGCCGAGGGCTCGTCGTCGACGATCAACGCCCTCAGGGTCACGGCTCGGCCTCTGCGGAAAGGACCTGCGCCGGGAGGCGAATGGTCGCCCGCGTGCGGTCGCCGATGCGCTCCAGGCTCAAGGTGCCCCGCGGGCCGTACAGGGCACGAATCCGGGCTGCGGTGTTGCCGATTCCGACCCCCGGGTGAGGCACCTCCGACGAGGGTGGCCCGGGGCCATCGTCTTCGACGCGCACTTCGAGCATGTCTTGGTCGAGCCAGGCGCTGATCGCAATCTCGCCGGCGCGGGGATCGCGGGCGATGCCATGGCGCACCGCGTTCTCCACCAGCGGTTGCAGAGCCAGGGTCGGAAAGGAGTAGCGCCGCAAGCCATCGGCGACCTCGATGTGACAGGTCAAGCGATCGGCGAAGCGGGCCTTCTCGACCTCGAGGTAGCGCTCGACGAAGGCGAGCTCACGGGCCAGGGTCGTCTGATGATCTTCGCCGGCCTGGAGGGCGTAGCGCAGCAGGTCCCCGACATCCGCGACCAGTCGAATCGCCTGATCGTAGGAGGACGAGCGGATCATCATGGCGATGGTGTTGAGCGAATTGAAGAAGAAATGGGGCTGGATCTGAGCCTCGAGGGCTTGCAGTCGAACCTCGCTGAGCTGAATCTGTAGCGCTGCCGCTTCGCGCTCCCGGCGACGGGCCTTGCGATGGGCGCGATAGGCCGAGATGGCTCCCAGGATGCCCCAGTAGAGGACCATCTCGAGATGCAGCGTGATCGCCAAGAAGGTCGTCACACCCTGGCCAACGGTCATTTCGGCGACTTCCGGAAAGGGCTCGATCAGCCGTGCCAGGGCGAAGGCGAGGAGGCCGTGGAGGGCGGCGAACACGACGGCCGAGACGAGGTGAAAGGGCACCGCCCATGGCCAGGTTCCGGCCCGGATCGGAGCCCACCGGGCAAGGGCGACCAGCGCTGGAAGGGCCAGCAACCAAAAGCAGTTGGAGAGGAGCTGCCAGAGAATCGCCCGCAGGGTGACGACCTCGGCCTCGGCGTAGAGGCCGCCGACATCGATCTGGATGGCGATGACGAAGCTGAGAACGAGCCACGCTCCCAGCGCCGTCAGCAGGATGGTGAAAGCGACCCGATTGCGCATCAGGCCGCGGGGCCGATCAGTCGGGGCATGCGGGAAGGTCGTCGTAGGTCAGCTCTCCGCTGGCTTGGGCCTCGCTCTGCATCGCGAAGCAGGTGTAGTCCGGGTAGTCCTGGTGGAGCAGGACCTTGCCATCGGCCACCTTCAGGCGCACCAGGACCGGCGCATCGAACCGCCGCCGGCCCTGTGGTCCCGGCAGGCTGCCCTGAACGTCGAAGAGCAAAATCACGACGCCCCGGGGTGAAGCGAAGCGTTCCTTGACCTCGAAGTGGTCGACGGTGAGGTCTTCGAGCTGCGGCAGAAGCTCCTTCAAGATGGCTTCGCCACCTCGAAGCTCGACCTTGTAGGCGGGATCCTCCCACACCGTGGCGGCGGTGTAGAAGCGCTGGAGCTCGGCGCCCCGAGCATGGCGGTAGTGGTCGATGTATTCCTCGGCCAAGGCGAGGTCTTCCTTCGCCTGCTTGGCGAGGGCGGCGGCGTCTGGCGCTTGGGCTAGGGCCGTCGAAGTGCAAGTCAGGGCCAGGAAGATCGTCAGCAGGAAGGCGCATCTCATGGGTGGTCTCCTCATCGGTGGATGGTCGGGCGGTGGTGCCGCCCTGGCGGTTTCTTGCCTTCCTGGAGGTTGGCGGGGCGGAGCGGCGCGTGCCAGGCCTTTGCGACGAAGGCGACCTCCGGTGCGACCGACAGGCTTTTGGGGGCGATCGGGGAGGCACTCCGCCGGGGCGGCGGCCCGGGATCCGGATAGACGCACCGGCTTGAGCATAGATGAAGCGGTAACGCCGCCCTTCTTGGCACGCCGAAGGGCAGTGAACCGTCGGAGGCACCGATCGTGCTCGATCCTCACCGCCCTATAGCAGTTGCAGGCCTGTCCGGGGTGCGGGTCTATACGGACACCCGCGACGCCAGTACTTTTTACGCCCTGCCGGCCTCGCCGGTGGTCGAGGACCTCGAGCTGACGCTGACCGGTCAGCGTCAGGCGGCGGGGTTCCAGGTCAGCGGTGGTGTGGTCTCCCTC
Above is a window of Acidobacteriota bacterium DNA encoding:
- a CDS encoding LytTR family DNA-binding domain-containing protein, whose product is MTLRALIVDDEPSARAGLAALLARDPTVEVVGEAASAEGAVEAIRSLRPDLVLLDIQMPQGSGFDVLATLAEDTPHPLVIFVTAHDEFSLQAFEVHALDYLLKPFSDERFWQALARAKEQKRLRQSLDLGERIRRFAEDHQLARAPGGVHQPRRRFALRSRGRIHYVDADEVDWIEAAEDYCRLHTGKRRHLMRQTMSGLEASLDPRRFRRIHRSVIVNLDRAVSLRPGARGSAVLVLQDGTELPVSKQHRRSLVEALEG
- a CDS encoding histidine kinase; translation: MRNRVAFTILLTALGAWLVLSFVIAIQIDVGGLYAEAEVVTLRAILWQLLSNCFWLLALPALVALARWAPIRAGTWPWAVPFHLVSAVVFAALHGLLAFALARLIEPFPEVAEMTVGQGVTTFLAITLHLEMVLYWGILGAISAYRAHRKARRREREAAALQIQLSEVRLQALEAQIQPHFFFNSLNTIAMMIRSSSYDQAIRLVADVGDLLRYALQAGEDHQTTLARELAFVERYLEVEKARFADRLTCHIEVADGLRRYSFPTLALQPLVENAVRHGIARDPRAGEIAISAWLDQDMLEVRVEDDGPGPPSSEVPHPGVGIGNTAARIRALYGPRGTLSLERIGDRTRATIRLPAQVLSAEAEP
- a CDS encoding nuclear transport factor 2 family protein — translated: MRCAFLLTIFLALTCTSTALAQAPDAAALAKQAKEDLALAEEYIDHYRHARGAELQRFYTAATVWEDPAYKVELRGGEAILKELLPQLEDLTVDHFEVKERFASPRGVVILLFDVQGSLPGPQGRRRFDAPVLVRLKVADGKVLLHQDYPDYTCFAMQSEAQASGELTYDDLPACPD